From a single Stomoxys calcitrans chromosome 4, idStoCalc2.1, whole genome shotgun sequence genomic region:
- the LOC106095976 gene encoding cytochrome c1 codes for MKFLRLFLLLGLLIAALGEVAATEEEVYVDDAVAAPEDDVYPEDIAAPQDEGAPEDVAAPEGVAAPEEEAVDEEAADEEASDEVAADEETAEELPAEEIPAEEIPAEEIPAEEIPAEEIPAEEIPAEEIPADEEASEESAEEIADVDAGEEDAGEEYEEEEGDGTDLEVGGEPPAPGTVPKGPGSTKPKTKPKTKPKTKPKKPVKPPKKAKGKEKKSG; via the coding sequence atgaaatttttaagactTTTCCTATTATTGGGTCTTCTGATTGCGGCCTTGGGTGAAGTTGCAGCAACAGAAGAAGAAGTTTATGTAGATGACGCAGTTGCAGCACCTGAAGATGATGTATACCCCGAAGATATTGCAGCACCCCAAGATGAAGGAGCCCCAGAAGATGTTGCAGCTCCCGAAGGTGTTGCAGCTCCTGAGGAGGAAGCCGTTGACGAAGAAGCCGCTGACGAAGAAGCCTCTGACGAAGTAGCTGCTGACGAGGAAACCGCTGAGGAGCTACCCGCTGAGGAGATACCCGCTGAGGAGATACCCGCTGAGGAGATACCCGCTGAGGAGATACCCGCTGAGGAGATACCCGCTGAGGAGATACCCGCTGAGGAGATACCCGCTGACGAGGAAGCCTCTGAGGAGTCTGCGGAGGAAATTGCCGATGTGGACGCTGGTGAAGAAGATGCAGGCGAAGAATATGAAGAAGAAGAGGGCGATGGAACAGATCTGGAAGTTGGAGGAGAACCACCAGCACCTGGAACTGTCCCAAAAGGACCCGGATCCACTAAACCCAAGACCAAACCAAAAaccaaacctaaaaccaagcCAAAAAAACCAGTTAAACCCCCAAAAAAAGCAAAAGGCAAAGAAAAGAAATCTGGCTAA